From the Clostridiales bacterium FE2011 genome, one window contains:
- a CDS encoding ATP-binding protein, with protein MKELTLEAKVANLQQVLDFVDENLKSMRCPMKILMQIDVAVEEIFVNVASYAYAPDTGSVTIRMDLQENPRSVVITFIDSGIPYNPLAKADPDVTLSAEERAIGGLGIYMVKKSMDKMEYEYTDKQNILKMYKIIE; from the coding sequence GTGAAAGAGCTGACCCTTGAAGCCAAAGTGGCGAATCTCCAGCAGGTGCTGGATTTTGTGGACGAGAATCTCAAGTCCATGCGCTGCCCCATGAAGATCCTGATGCAGATCGACGTGGCCGTGGAAGAGATCTTTGTCAACGTCGCCAGCTATGCCTATGCCCCGGATACCGGCTCCGTCACCATCCGGATGGACCTGCAGGAAAATCCCCGGTCTGTGGTGATCACCTTCATCGACAGCGGCATCCCCTATAATCCCCTGGCGAAGGCTGATCCTGACGTTACGCTTTCCGCGGAGGAAAGGGCCATCGGCGGGCTGGGAATCTATATGGTGAAGAAGAGCATGGACAAGATGGAATATGAGTATACGGACAAGCAGAACATCCTGAAGATGTATAAGATCATCGAATAA
- a CDS encoding helix-turn-helix domain-containing protein has product MHYSYEYKRKCVEMYREGRWPETPTSIKDPKNFHRMILRWFHAEEANGPEVLKRRGTNKEWTPEEKYELVAKVIAGSSILSVANEAGIHNGLLSRWVRKYKLEGYNGLVNMRKGRPSKEPHMKKINYNNPRKLNESEYEELVRLRAENAYIKAEIEVIKKEIALREEKEAARLKAKKQRSSKNLEKKDTN; this is encoded by the coding sequence ATGCATTACAGTTATGAGTACAAGAGGAAATGCGTTGAGATGTACAGAGAGGGAAGGTGGCCAGAGACTCCCACAAGTATTAAAGATCCTAAAAACTTTCACAGGATGATTCTGCGATGGTTCCATGCAGAAGAAGCAAATGGGCCGGAGGTTCTCAAGCGCCGGGGGACTAATAAGGAATGGACTCCAGAAGAGAAATATGAGCTGGTTGCCAAGGTTATTGCAGGTTCATCAATCCTGTCAGTAGCTAATGAGGCAGGTATACACAACGGCTTACTTTCTCGCTGGGTTCGCAAATATAAGCTCGAGGGGTATAATGGTCTGGTAAACATGAGAAAAGGCCGACCATCAAAGGAGCCCCATATGAAGAAAATCAATTACAACAACCCTAGGAAACTCAATGAATCCGAGTATGAAGAGCTTGTGAGACTAAGGGCCGAAAACGCATACATTAAAGCAGAAATCGAAGTCATAAAAAAAGAGATCGCCTTGAGAGAAGAAAAAGAGGCTGCGCGACTCAAGGCGAAAAAGCAGCGATCATCAAAGAACTTAGAGAAGAAGGATACCAACTGA